Within the Ensifer canadensis genome, the region TCGACGCGCCCGAATGTGGCGTCGCAGGCGCTGACGACCTTGCGCGCGTCCTCGACCTTTTCGAGGTCTGCCTCGACATAAAGTACCTGCGCGCCGGTTGCCTTGCGGATCTGCTCGGCCTTCGCTTCGCCCTTGGCAACGTTGCGTCCACAGATGACGACACCTTTAGCCCCACGTTCCGCAAACAGGTTGGCGATCGTTGCGCCCAGCCCCTGCGTCCCGCCGGTGACGATGGCGATCTTGCCGTCGAGACGGCCATATTGCTCGGTCATGAAAGTCCTCCCAGAATTGAAAGTGAGATGAAAACAGGGCGACCGGCCCCCGCCGCAGAACGCCGGGGACCGGAAAGATCGATTCTGCCGTTCAGCTCAGCTTGCGCTGTGCCTGCTCGCCAAGCGCGCTTCTGAAATCCGCATCGCTCCACCTGCCTGCCAGCGCCTCATGCATCAGTTGCGCCTGGGTCTTCGGCGCGAGACCGCCCAGCGGCGGATCGCGATCGAGATTGGTCGGGAAGGAATAGCCCTCGGCACAGGACGCAATCGCATTGGCCGCCTCATCGGCCGAAAGCGTGCCGGATGCCACGAGTGCGGTCAGCGCCGGGTAGAGGGCTGCACTCATCCTGGCGCGATCGACGGTCTCCATCGCCCTCCCGAAGGCCGAGGAGACCTGGAGCAGGTTGGCGACGCGCTTGATATCAGTCGAATGATTGCTGCCGGCCGCATGGAAGAGAGCCGGGTTGAAGAAGACGACATCGCCCTTTTCCAACGGCAGCTGCACGTGATGCTGGTCGAAATAGGCCCGGAACTCCGGACGTTTCAACGCGAGATAGCCGGGCACGTAGGTCTGGCTATAGGGAAGGAAAAGCGTTGGACCGCTCTCGATCGGCATGTCGCAATGGGCAACGGCACCTTGCAACGTCAGCACCGGCGACAGCCTGTGCACATGAACAGGATACTGCTCGATGACATCAGAGGTCTGGAATCCCAGATGATAGTCGCGATGGGCCGCCTGCGACGCGCCGCCGGGATTGACGCGATTGACCTGCGCCGTCAGCTGGTAGTTCGGACCAAGCCAGGCTTCGCTGACGAGCGCGATGATGGCGTTGGCGTAATAGGCGGCAAAGTTCTCAGGGCTTTTCAGGCAGTGTTTTTCGAGCGAATTCCAGATCCTGTCGTTAGCGCCGGGCTTGGCAAAGTGGTCGCCGCCGCCACTGTTGGTGCGGTGTTGCTCGTCGATGATGGCGTCAAAGATGCCGCTGGCCGCATCGATGACTGATGTGTCGGCATAGGCGTGCTTGAACACCGCCACCCCGGGCCCGGTTGCCAGCACCTCGCAGATTTCGGCCAGGGCAGCGCGGCGCCCCTCGGTCGTGGCGCAGGCGGCAACCAGGCTGGCGCTGTCATAGATCAGCACATTTTTCTCGCAGGCGAGCGCGTGTGGATAATCAGCAAGGTTCGTCTGCCGCTCCACCTCCGCACGGAACGCCTCGATGTCGCAGGCATCCTCGCTCAGCCACACACGGTCGAGGCGCTGGCGCGCCCTGTTGTCGGTCTTCATCTCGTTCCTCCTCAGAAACTTTCGATGTCCCGACTATAGGCGGCGTGAGATCGTGATATAGAGCAGGAATCCATCAAAAAACCATCAGGAGAGTTCGTCGTTGGCACATCCGTTTCTGGTCAAGGATATCGCCTTTCAGGCGGGACTCAGCACCGCGACCGTCGACCGCGTCCTGAATGAACGTCCCGGCGTGCGCCGGCAGACGGCAGCCCGCGTGCGAGCCGCCATCCGCGAGCTGGAGAAGCAGCAATCGGGATCGGAGATGCAAGGCCAGAAGCGCGCGATCGATATCGTGATGGAGGCGCCGGAGCGCTTCACCGAGGCGGTCAGGCAGGCGTTCGAAACCGAGGCGCCGACCTTCATGCCGACCACGTTTCGCTGCCGGTTCCATTTTGCCGAGATCATGCGGCCGCACGACATCGCGCAGCTGCTCGACCGCGTCCGCCTGCGTGGGACCGACGGCGTCGTGTTGAAGGCACCTGATGTGCCCGAAATCGTTGGCGCCGTCGCCCGCCTCGAACAGGCGGGAATTGCGGTCGTCGCGCTTGTCACCGATCTGCCGAACTCGGCGCGCACCGCCTATGCCGGGGCCGACAACCGCGCGGCCGGCGAGACGGCGGCCTATCTCGTGGGCGAACGGTTCGCCGGGCAGGCAGCAACCGTGCTCGTGACGATTTCGAGCAGCCGTTTTCGTGGCGAGGAGGAACGCGAAATCGGCTTTCGCCGGGTGCTCCGCGAGCACTATCCGGCGATCCGCATCGTCGAGATCAGCGAAGGCTACGGCAAGGACGCCGAAACCGGTGTTCTTGCAGCAAGAGCGCTTGCGACAGACGCCGACATCAATGCCGCCTATTCGATCGGCGGCGGCAACCGCGCCGTGCTGGCCGCCTTCGAGCGCCTCGGCCGCGACTGCAGCCTGTTCATCGCTCATGACCTCGACCAGGACAATCTGGCGCTGCTGCGCCAACGCCGGATCCATTTCGTCCTGCATCATGACTTGCGCAGCGACGCCCGCATGACTTTTCGCGCTATTCTCGCACGACGGAGCGGCGCCGGGCAAAAGCTGGGCGGAAGCCGACTGTCGGCCGTCGAGGTGATTACACCCTACAACGTGCCCATCATTTGAAAGGCGGGCCCCGCGACGACACGGGGCCGGTCTCTCACTCCGGCAAAAGCACGATCTTTCCGGAAAAGCTGCGGTCTTCGAGCCGCGCATGGGCTGCCGCACCGTCCGACAGTGCGAAGGTCTCGATGCGCGGACGTTCGATGATACCAGCGCGCAGGGCCTGGAACAGACGCTCTGCCCGGCTTAGCCGTTGCTGCCGGTCTGTCAGAAAATCCCAGAGATCGCCGCCAACGACGGTTTTCGAATTTTCCATGAGATAGCGCGGATCGACCAGCGGCGCCGGCCCACCCGCCATGCCGAATGTCACCAGCGTGCCGCGCGAGCGCACCGCCGAGAGACTGTCGAGCAAGGTTATGCCGACCGAATCATAGGCGACATTGACCCCACCGGCGCTCAAGGTGCGCACCTTGTCCGGCCAGCCCTCGTCATATCCGAGCGCATGGGCAGCACCGGCGGCCTTGGCAAGGGCCTGCTTTTCCAGCGTCGAGGCCATGGCGATGACGCTTGCGCCCCGCGCGATGGCGAGCCGGATCAGCAATTGCCCAACGCCACCGCCTGCCGCCTGGACAAGAACCGTGTCACCGGCCCGGACGCTATAGCTGTCCTCAACCAGATACTGCGCCGTCAGCCCCTGCAGCAGGAGCGCTGCCGCCGCCTCGAAGCCGATATCAACAGGAAGCGGAATCGCCCGCTCCAAAGGCACGGTCACCCGCGTTGCATTGGCAAACGGCACGTCGGCAAACCCTATCCTGTCGCCGAGGGCGATGCCTTCAACGCCTTCACCGACCGCGATGACCTCACCGGCCCCTTCATAGCCGGCAATAAAGGGTGCCTTGCCGGCGAGCACATAATTGCCCTTGCGCCGGTAGATGTCGGCGAAGTTCAGCCCGATCGCCCGCATGGCGAGCTGGATGTGGCCGGGCGGCACGGCCGGGTCGGCAACCTCGCGGTAGCTCAGCACCTCGGGCCCACCGAACGAGTCGAACACCAATGCATGCATGATCACTTCCCCCTATCGGATGAGCGTACGGACGAATTCGTCGCCGAGCCCGACGGACTTACAGTGTGCCGCATACCGATCGAGCCTGACGAGCACATCGTCATACCCTTCGGCGTTGCCGTCCTCGTCGAGATAGACCAGGGGGCCGAACACATGGAACAGCGCCTTCATATGCCCGGCCTCCGGATGCACGTAGAGCGTATGAATGTCTCCCGCCGGCTCGAAGATGAAGGTGCCGCGTCGTGCTATCCAGTCGCGCTCACGATACCCCCAAGTGCCCTCGAGCGTCCAACCGGTAACCGGATTGGAATGGCGATGCCGCTCGATCGTGCCGGCTCCCTTCGCCTTGAAGAGGCTGACCCAGCTCCCGCCGCGCACGTCAAACAGCAAGGGCAAGGAAAAGGCACTGTCGCCAAATGGCAGCCATCGCCGCTCGTCGGCCTCCGCATCGGCAACGAGCAGCTCGTCTACTCCATATCTGCTTTCGGCAATGTTGATCACAGTCCATCCTCCCGTTAACTTCAACAATTGGGAATTATCTACTATAGTGGATTTCGTCAACAGAATTGAGAATCGTCGATTTTGCCTCTATCTGTTGCGCGAGGAGACGCCATGCCGAAGCTGACCATCACCCGCCGCCCCGCCGAACAGAGATTGCGCACGACTGAGGAGCGTCCGGCCGAACTCGGTGCAAGGGTCAAGGAGCTCAGAATCGCGCGCGACTGGACACTAGAAGAGGCGAGCCAGCATATCGGCCTGTCGCGTTCGGCCCTGTCGAAGATTGAGCGCAACGAGATGTCACCGACGTTCCACGCCATGCAGAAGTTGGCAGCTGGATTCTCGCTCGACCTCCTGAGTTTTCTCGCCTCCGGCGAGGCAAGCCCGCCTGCCGGTCGGCGCAGCATCACCCGACAGGACGATGGTACCCGCCACGAAACGCCGAACTATGGTCTGCGGCTGTTGATGGAAGAGGTCCGCAACACCGCCTTCATGGCGGTGGAGGTTCTGGTCAGAGCACGATCGCTCGACCAGTTCCCGGATTGGGACCGGCATGACGACGAGGACTTCATGTATGTTCTCGAAGGCGATATCACGCTCTACACCGAACACTACGCGCCAGCCGTGCTGAAATCCGGCGACGCCGTCTACTTCGATGCGCGCCTTGGCCACGCCTGCATATCGACCAGCGACAACGATGCCCGGCTGTTGTGGGTGACCGCTCCGCTTGGCGGGCGCTTCAGCCGTTCAGACGATGACCATGCCGATGGAACGGCGTCGGCCTGACAGCTCAGCCGGTATGGCGCCTGTCAGCCTCATCGTCCGGCGCATCGTTGTTTTCCGTCGAAAGGTCGTCGGCCGTCTGGACGCGGTTGCGTCCCCGTCGCTTGGCCAGATAGAGCGCCTCGTCGGCTACAGCCAGCAACGACCGAGCAGTACGGCCATGCCTCGGCGCAAAGGCCACACCAATGCTACCGCCGATACGCAGCACCTGCCCCTCGAACTCGATTGGCGTCTGCGCATCGTTGACGAGACCGGTGGCAAGTTCGGACGCATCCTTGCCGGTTGACCGCAGGATGACGGCAAATTCATCGCCGCCAAGGCGGGCAACAGTTCCGCGCGCACCAACCCGCAGGCGGTAACGTTCGGCCATCGTCACCAAGACTGCGTCACCCGCCGCATGGCCGTGCTCATCGTTGACGGCCTTGAACTCGTCGAGATCGGCAAAGATCAGCGCGAATGGACGTTTTTTGACGTCGAGCAGGGCCGCAGCGAGCACTTCGTCGAAGCCGCTGCGATTGAGCAGCCCGGTGAGACGATCGTGTTTCGCCATGTGGCGGTTTCGCGCCTCGCTCTGCTGCAGGGCGGAAAAGACGGAGGAGAACCTGAGGGCCACAAACGCCATCAGCAGGGTAGCCGCGATCGCGATGACGATGACGCTCGGCAGGATTTCCGCGCGGACGAAGCCGCCGGGCGATTTGGGCGTCCAGGCGACGACAAGGCATGAGACATCAGCGCAGCGACCGGCGGAGACGTGCACGCCGTCGGCCGGCCGCTGTGACAATGGCACGAAAGCGAGGCCGGTTACGCCAAGCTTTGCCTCGATTTCGCGCAGCGACCGCGCCGTCAGCGGGCGAACCGAAACCATGAACACCGGCTTGCGGCGTTCGGCCGGCAGCTGCAGCGTTTCCGGGATGACGGCCTGAACGACGGCTATGCTCATCTGGCCCTCGATCTGGCGCATATCCACGGCATGAATGCCGGGCACGATCGGCGTGACCGATTGCCGATCAGGCTGGGGGATATCGAGCGTATAGGTGCCGTTGTTGTTTCTCAACGCGTTGTCGTAGCGGCGTCGGGCTTCGTCGAGCAGATCTTCGACGTCGTGAAGCGGGGCATCGGCCGCCTCCGCCGGCACGACCAGCCCATCCTTCACCGCGGTCGAGACATGCCCGTCGGCATCGCTGACGATCAGCCAGGAAAAGCCGTAGTCCTCCCACAGCCAACCCGCCAATTCCGGGGCCACAAAGGTATCGCTCAGCCGTCCGGCCGCAAGTTCCGCATAGGTCGCATTCCAGAAGGAAACCTGGGCCTGAAACTGGACGGCGGCTTCCATCTGGTGCCGCAATTCGATTGCCACCAGCCGGCGTTCCGCCGAAAGACCGAAGCGATCGGCCTCGACGACGGAGCGGTTGAGAACGAAGATGAGGCTGGCGATCGTCAGGATCGCGACCAGGGTACAGGCCGCATGGATCGCCCACACCGCCCTGTTGCGCTTCGGTTGCCGAAACTTTTGCTCGATCACGCCAGCGCCCCCTCACCGGACCAGCCGTCAAAGGCGAGGGGTGGCACCGGTCAGACGCCACCCTAAAGATCAAAGCAGAAATTTAGTTTAAGCAAGCTGGTATTTGAAAGCCTTAAAGACTTCAACCGCCTAGTAAAGCCGACAATCACCAGTCGTGCGACTGTTAGTTGGACTGCACAGCCGGACGCAACAAGGAGACGATTTCGTCGTCGCCTTCGTCGCGCGCCAGGTCGCGGATCGACCTCGTACCAGTACCATCACGCAGGTTGGCGTTCGCGCCTTTTTCGAGCAACAGCTTCACCACGGATGGCCTCCTGTTGACGACAGCGATAGCGAGCGGCGTCATCCAGTCGCTCTGCGGGTTTGGCCGCCCACGCCCACGGAACTGACCGAAGGGGATGTCGAGCAACTCCGGCTTTTCATTGACGATCTCGAGCACCCGCTCTCCCTTGTCGAAGGCAGCGGCCGCAAACAGGTCGAGCGGCTGTGTCTCGAGGAAGCGCACCATATCGGCCTTGCCGTTGTATTCGGCCCAGCCGATCGGCGGTGCGTGATGATACGGGTCGCGCGCCATGGCCGAGCGACAGCATCAGCGCCACCTGGGCCGGCTGGGCTTCACCCGCAGCCTCATGCAGGATCGCCGGATGGGCCGCCTGCGTGCGCGAAACAAGCGCCGCATCCCCGGCTGCCAGCGCCTTTGCCGCCGTCGCATTTCCCTCACCGATCGCCCGCGCGAGGCGATCGACATCGGTGAGTTCCGCGACCGTGGCGCCATGGGCCACCAGATAGCCGGCAAGGGTCGGATCACCGCCGAGCTCGGCCCATTGGTAGGGCGTGCGACCTTTCACGACGCGGTTTACGTCGGCCCCATGCTCGACCAGCAGCCGCACACGGTCCGTCATCTTCTTTTCCAGCGCCCAGGCAAGTTGATAGTCGAAGACCCTTTCGCTGTTCTCGATCAACTGACCGTCTTCGCGGACAAGCCAGTTGTTCCTGTCCTTTGCGCTTAGCCCATACCGCAACAAAAGACCGATGAAGGTGTTATCGGGCTCGAACATGCGGTTATAGAGCGCCTGGCTATCATTGGCCGTAGCGCCGGCCTTAAGCAGGAGTTCGGCAAAGGCGACGCAATCCGGATGTTCTGGCTGACGCTCTTTGCCCGCCTCGCCCTGGCCGAAGACGCCCGTCAGCGCGGTAAAACGATATTGCCCGTCGTCCATCCAGAAGGCATTGGCATCGGCGCCACACGCAATGAGCCGTTCAGCCGCTGCAAGGGAAGATCTGCCGGGAACGCGGGCATAGGCCGCGTAGAGCAGAGGCTCCCAATCGTAAGGCCCACCACGCTTGCCGGAGAGTTTCGGATCCGTGTCGAGCCAACGGTCGATGGCGTCGCCATCGCCAAGAGCGGCTGCTACATGGATGCTTTCACGGGCAATTTCTGGATGCTCGTCGAGCAAGGCTTTCGCCTGGGCATATCGCTCCGGGTCCGCAGCGATGTCGCCGAAATAGGACACGGTCGCCAATGCGAGGAAGCGATTGGCAAGCTGTTCGGTGGCGGGCTTGCCGCCCTGAGCGCGTTCGAGATGCGTTTTCAATCGGGTCCAGCTGGAGAAGCCGAACTCCCGGGCGATGACCAGTTGGGCATCCTGCAGGCCGATTGTGGCCGGCTCGGAGAAATAGGACAGCGCCCGCTGGCGTGCCGCGGCATCGCCAGCCTTCAGGGCTTTGTGAAAAGCCTTGGCCTGCTTGCGGATGGAATAGAGGGTAGCGTTCGCGGAAAGATCGCGCGTGATCATGAAAGACCTCCTTTCATTCACGTCCGGTATCCGCGCCCACAGACTGAAAAGAGGTGTGGCAACCAAGTCCAGTGAAACAGGTGGGTCTGGCCCTTCCCGCGGATCGGGTGCGCCCTGCGAACGACACGATCGCTAGCACGCAGCCGATATTCTTGTCCACTGCATGTTTCCTTAAATCCTATCCGATTTAAGGATAAAACATGCAGCAATTCAAAGTGCTACAGCGACCTTTGCGCGTCTGATAAGACGCGCGGCGCTGTAGGCTTCTCAGCTTTCCGGTTCGTAGCGAACGAAAGCAAAGCGATCCCCCTTGGGCGACCAGTTGGGAACATTCATCGTGCCCTGCCCGCCGAAGAGCTCGAACAGCTCGCGCGCGTTGCTGCCATCCATCTCCATCAATCGCAGACGGACGTTCAGGTCCCGCGGATGATCGAAGACATCGCCGTCATAGGAGAGAACCAGAAGGTGTCTTCCGTCGGGCGACGGATGCGGGAACCAGTCGCCATAGGGGCTGTCGGTCACGCGCTCAACGTCGGTGCCGTCGGGACGAACGCGCCAGATCTGCATGCGGCCAGTGCGGCTGGAGTTGAAGTAGATCCACGCTCCATCCGGCGACCAGTCCGGCCCGTCGTTGCGGCCTTCGCCCTGCGTCAGTCGCCGCTCTTCGCCGCCTTCGACCGAGATCGTATAGATATCGAAGACCTGATCACGAATACCGCAATAGGTCAGTGCGCCGCCATCCGGCGACCAGCCGTGCCAGTAGGACGGGAGGTTGGGGGTGACAAGCCGCGGAGTGCCGCCAGAAGCCGGCAGCAGGTAGATCGCCGACTTGCCGAACTCGGTCTTGTCGCTGATCGCAATCGTGCTGCCATCAGGCGAAATGCCGTGGTCATTGTTGCAGAGATGGGCAAAGCCGGTTTCGATCTCGACCGGCTCCGAGCCGTCGAAGGCCAGCCGGTAAAGCCGGCCGTCGCCATTGATGATGAGATATCGCCCGTCCGGAGACCAATTCGGCGCCTCGACCAGCCGCTCCGTCTGCCAGACGACGCGAGTCTCGGCGGTAACGATGTCATAGGTTTCGATGGAACTGCGCATACGCTTCTCCTGCCGCAACCGCAGCTATTTGCTTTCTTCGCCCCGTGGCAGCACCGCCAAGACTTTGGCGCAGATCGACCGCATCAAGATGACGCTGCGCTGGTCTTGCCAGGTCGAGACCAAGCCCCAGGCCAGCAGCAGAAGAATGCAGACGAAGGCGACGCCGACGGTGACGAGACTACCGGTCGCAAGACCATAGACACCGAACACGGCCGGCGTCGCGAAACAGGCGATCTGCGCCGAAAGCTGCCCACCGGCAGAAACGTCGCTCAGCGACCACAGCCGGATCAGCCGGATTTCCTCCTCGGTGAACTCCGGCTGGCTTTCCTTGCCGTCCCGCCCTTCGGGGATGCGCTCACCGTCTATCCCCGATCGCGGAACCGGTTGGTGATTGGATAGCGCCGATCGCGGCCAAAATTCTTCTTGGTGATCTTCACGCCGGGCGCCGACTGTCGGCGCTTGTATTCGGCGATATAGAGCAGATGTTCGATGCGGTGTACCGTTGTCTCGTCATGACCACGAGCAACGATCTCCTCCGTGCTCATCTCCTTTTCGACGAGGCACTCCAGAATGTCATCGAGCACCGGATAGGGCGGCAGTGAATCCTGGTCCGTCTGGTTGGGGCGAAGCTCGGCCGACGGCGCCTTGTCGATGATGTTTTGCGGGATGACCACGCCGGATGGACCGAGCGCGCCCGGCGGCACGGTGGTGTTGCGCCAGCGCGAGATGCCATAGACCTCCATCTTGTAGAGGTCCTTGATCGGATTGAAGCCGCCGTTCATATCGCCATAGAGCGTGGCGTAGCCGACCGACATTTCCGACTTGTTGCCGGTGGTGACCACCATCGAGCCGAACTTGTTGGAGACGGCCATCAGGATCGTGCCGCGCGTGCGGCTCTGCAGGTTTTCCTCGGTGATGCCCGATTCCGTGCCCTCGAACATATCGGCCAGCGCGCCGAGAAATCCTTCGACCGGCTCTTCGATCGGCACGATATCGTAGCGGCAGCCGAGCGCTTCGGCGCAATCCTTGGCGTCCTTCAGCGAGTCCTTCGAGGTGTAGCGGTAAGGCAGCATGATCGTGCGTACCCGCTCCTCGCCGAGCGCATCAACGGCAAGTGCTGCGCAGATCGCCGAGTCGATGCCGCCGGACAGGCCGAGCACGACGTTCTTGAAACCGTTCTTGTTGACGTAGTCGCGGAAGCCGAGCATGCAGGCGCGATAGTCTGCCTCCTCCCGCTCCGGCAGGCGCGATTGCAGGCCGCCGGCACAGTGCCAGCCATTGTCGCCCTTTTTCCATTCGACGATCGACAGCGCCTCCTCGAACTGGCTCATCTGGAAGGCGAGCGACTTGTCCGTGTTGAAGGCGAAGCTCGCGCCGTCGAACACCAGTTCATCCTGACCGCCGAGCTGGTTGGCATAGATCATCGGCAGGCCGGTCTCTATCACCTGCTTGAGCACGACCTGATGGCGCACGTCCACCTTGCCGCGATGATAGGGCGAGCCGTTCGGTGACAGCAGGATTTCGGCGCCGCTTTCCGCCAGTGTCTCGCACACACCAAGATCGCCCCAGATGTCCTCGCAGATCGGGATACCAATGCGAATGCCGCGGAAATTGACCGGCCCTGGCATCTCGCCCTGGTCGAACACCCGCTTCTCGTCGAACTCGCCGTAATTCGGCAGATCGACCTTGTCGCGTACCGCAATGATCTTGCCGCCATCGAGCACGGCGACGGCATTGTGGCGCCCGGTCTTGGCCAGGCGCGGGAAGCCGATAATGACGCCCGGGCCGCCGTCGGCGGTCTCCTCGGCCAACTTTTCCACCGCCTGTAAACAGGCCTTGAGAAAAGCAGGCTTGAGAACCAGATCCTCCGGCGGATAGCCGGAAATGAAGAGCTCGGTGAGCAGCAGGAGGTCGGCGCCCTGGCGCGCCGCATCGGCGCGCGCCTCACGCGCTTTCGCCAGGTTTCCGGCGATATCGCCGACGGTCGGATTGAGCTGGGCGATTGCGATACGAAGCAGGGTGGGAGCGGCTTTGTGAGCGGTCATGAGCGGGCCTGTCGGTCTGTTCTCGAACGAATGCGTCTGACTTTCGCCCCGATCTTTAGCGCAATCCGCGCGAAAATGCCCACAGCCAATCGCCGCGAAGCGAAAAATTCCAAAAAATTCTGCGTTTCCGGTTTGTTATCGGCGCCGGCTCGCGCGTCCTCACGTCACGAAAACCTGTTTCCAAACACCCTGAACAAGTCATTCATCCCCTGTTCAAAATGACAGTCGTATGACAGCTACACGACACATTGATGAAATTGGAGAAGACGTTGGCCAATATCGATTCAGCCGTAGCGAGGAGATCACGAGTCTACGCTGGTAGACCCGGATTTGCCGCGCGGCACGCCAAGACGCTGACCTCCGCACGCAGTGCATTGTTCTCGCTGTCGATCGCGGCAGCCCTCGTTTTTGCAGTCGAGTTGATCGTGCGCCAGTCCATGGCCGACACGGTCGCCTACTTCCTCGATCCGACGCGCCCCGCATGGACCACCATCGGTGCATTCTTCCTGATCCTTCTCGCCATCGATGGCGTTTTCGGCCGCGAACACAAGTCCGCCGTGGTGCTCGCGCCGCTGGCGATCATACCGGCCATCATCTGCCAGCAGAAGCAGGTCTTTCTCTCCGACCCGCTCTATCCGACCGACTTCCTCTTTGGCCGCCAGATCCTCGAATTGATGCCTGTGCTTGTCAAGGATCGTCCGTGGACGGCCGTCGGCATCGTTGTCGGCCTCATCGCAGCCGTTACAACCATCGGCCTGTTGCTGCGTTACGCCTGGCGCAACTTCCCCAAGCTGACACGCCGCGAGCGCATCGCTCGCGCAGCTTTTGCGCTGCCGCTGCTCTTCGCCTTCTGGCACATCATGGATTACAACCAGTTCTCCTGGATCCGTGA harbors:
- a CDS encoding LacI family DNA-binding transcriptional regulator — encoded protein: MAHPFLVKDIAFQAGLSTATVDRVLNERPGVRRQTAARVRAAIRELEKQQSGSEMQGQKRAIDIVMEAPERFTEAVRQAFETEAPTFMPTTFRCRFHFAEIMRPHDIAQLLDRVRLRGTDGVVLKAPDVPEIVGAVARLEQAGIAVVALVTDLPNSARTAYAGADNRAAGETAAYLVGERFAGQAATVLVTISSSRFRGEEEREIGFRRVLREHYPAIRIVEISEGYGKDAETGVLAARALATDADINAAYSIGGGNRAVLAAFERLGRDCSLFIAHDLDQDNLALLRQRRIHFVLHHDLRSDARMTFRAILARRSGAGQKLGGSRLSAVEVITPYNVPII
- a CDS encoding phytanoyl-CoA dioxygenase family protein; protein product: MKTDNRARQRLDRVWLSEDACDIEAFRAEVERQTNLADYPHALACEKNVLIYDSASLVAACATTEGRRAALAEICEVLATGPGVAVFKHAYADTSVIDAASGIFDAIIDEQHRTNSGGGDHFAKPGANDRIWNSLEKHCLKSPENFAAYYANAIIALVSEAWLGPNYQLTAQVNRVNPGGASQAAHRDYHLGFQTSDVIEQYPVHVHRLSPVLTLQGAVAHCDMPIESGPTLFLPYSQTYVPGYLALKRPEFRAYFDQHHVQLPLEKGDVVFFNPALFHAAGSNHSTDIKRVANLLQVSSAFGRAMETVDRARMSAALYPALTALVASGTLSADEAANAIASCAEGYSFPTNLDRDPPLGGLAPKTQAQLMHEALAGRWSDADFRSALGEQAQRKLS
- a CDS encoding helix-turn-helix domain-containing protein; this encodes MPKLTITRRPAEQRLRTTEERPAELGARVKELRIARDWTLEEASQHIGLSRSALSKIERNEMSPTFHAMQKLAAGFSLDLLSFLASGEASPPAGRRSITRQDDGTRHETPNYGLRLLMEEVRNTAFMAVEVLVRARSLDQFPDWDRHDDEDFMYVLEGDITLYTEHYAPAVLKSGDAVYFDARLGHACISTSDNDARLLWVTAPLGGRFSRSDDDHADGTASA
- a CDS encoding ankyrin repeat domain-containing protein translates to MITRDLSANATLYSIRKQAKAFHKALKAGDAAARQRALSYFSEPATIGLQDAQLVIAREFGFSSWTRLKTHLERAQGGKPATEQLANRFLALATVSYFGDIAADPERYAQAKALLDEHPEIARESIHVAAALGDGDAIDRWLDTDPKLSGKRGGPYDWEPLLYAAYARVPGRSSLAAAERLIACGADANAFWMDDGQYRFTALTGVFGQGEAGKERQPEHPDCVAFAELLLKAGATANDSQALYNRMFEPDNTFIGLLLRYGLSAKDRNNWLVREDGQLIENSERVFDYQLAWALEKKMTDRVRLLVEHGADVNRVVKGRTPYQWAELGGDPTLAGYLVAHGATVAELTDVDRLARAIGEGNATAAKALAAGDAALVSRTQAAHPAILHEAAGEAQPAQVALMLSLGHGARPVSSRTADRLGRIQRQGRYGALPRDTAARPVCGRCLRQGRAGARDRQ
- a CDS encoding TolB family protein, whose amino-acid sequence is MRSSIETYDIVTAETRVVWQTERLVEAPNWSPDGRYLIINGDGRLYRLAFDGSEPVEIETGFAHLCNNDHGISPDGSTIAISDKTEFGKSAIYLLPASGGTPRLVTPNLPSYWHGWSPDGGALTYCGIRDQVFDIYTISVEGGEERRLTQGEGRNDGPDWSPDGAWIYFNSSRTGRMQIWRVRPDGTDVERVTDSPYGDWFPHPSPDGRHLLVLSYDGDVFDHPRDLNVRLRLMEMDGSNARELFELFGGQGTMNVPNWSPKGDRFAFVRYEPES
- a CDS encoding 2,4'-dihydroxyacetophenone dioxygenase family protein, which translates into the protein MINIAESRYGVDELLVADAEADERRWLPFGDSAFSLPLLFDVRGGSWVSLFKAKGAGTIERHRHSNPVTGWTLEGTWGYRERDWIARRGTFIFEPAGDIHTLYVHPEAGHMKALFHVFGPLVYLDEDGNAEGYDDVLVRLDRYAAHCKSVGLGDEFVRTLIR
- a CDS encoding sensor domain-containing diguanylate cyclase encodes the protein MIEQKFRQPKRNRAVWAIHAACTLVAILTIASLIFVLNRSVVEADRFGLSAERRLVAIELRHQMEAAVQFQAQVSFWNATYAELAAGRLSDTFVAPELAGWLWEDYGFSWLIVSDADGHVSTAVKDGLVVPAEAADAPLHDVEDLLDEARRRYDNALRNNNGTYTLDIPQPDRQSVTPIVPGIHAVDMRQIEGQMSIAVVQAVIPETLQLPAERRKPVFMVSVRPLTARSLREIEAKLGVTGLAFVPLSQRPADGVHVSAGRCADVSCLVVAWTPKSPGGFVRAEILPSVIVIAIAATLLMAFVALRFSSVFSALQQSEARNRHMAKHDRLTGLLNRSGFDEVLAAALLDVKKRPFALIFADLDEFKAVNDEHGHAAGDAVLVTMAERYRLRVGARGTVARLGGDEFAVILRSTGKDASELATGLVNDAQTPIEFEGQVLRIGGSIGVAFAPRHGRTARSLLAVADEALYLAKRRGRNRVQTADDLSTENNDAPDDEADRRHTG
- a CDS encoding ankyrin repeat domain-containing protein, whose product is MLEIVNEKPELLDIPFGQFRGRGRPNPQSDWMTPLAIAVVNRRPSVVKLLLEKGANANLRDGTGTRSIRDLARDEGDDEIVSLLRPAVQSN
- a CDS encoding quinone oxidoreductase family protein, which codes for MHALVFDSFGGPEVLSYREVADPAVPPGHIQLAMRAIGLNFADIYRRKGNYVLAGKAPFIAGYEGAGEVIAVGEGVEGIALGDRIGFADVPFANATRVTVPLERAIPLPVDIGFEAAAALLLQGLTAQYLVEDSYSVRAGDTVLVQAAGGGVGQLLIRLAIARGASVIAMASTLEKQALAKAAGAAHALGYDEGWPDKVRTLSAGGVNVAYDSVGITLLDSLSAVRSRGTLVTFGMAGGPAPLVDPRYLMENSKTVVGGDLWDFLTDRQQRLSRAERLFQALRAGIIERPRIETFALSDGAAAHARLEDRSFSGKIVLLPE